A single Neoarius graeffei isolate fNeoGra1 chromosome 23, fNeoGra1.pri, whole genome shotgun sequence DNA region contains:
- the si:ch1073-184j22.2 gene encoding dual specificity protein phosphatase 18 — protein sequence MSLSQITPCLFLSGADAPLNRTLMTRKGITLIVNATLSHSCPTYPGVECVRVAVPDLPTARLSDHFDRVAARIHNNRVGGTLVHCAAGMSRSPALIMAYLMKYKGVTLCQAHHWVRQSRPSIRLNAGFWDQLLDYEKRLYGKNTVKVAAPQEMPKTPKMMPRYSLRECPSSPRLGWFRR from the coding sequence ATGTCTTTATCCCAGATCACCCCATGCCTTTTCCTGAGCGGAGCTGATGCTCCACTTAATCGAACCCTCATGACTCGTAAAGGCATCACCCTCATCGTAAATGCCACCCTGTCCCACAGCTGCCCCACATACCCAGGTGTTGAGTGTGTACGTGTGGCTGTACCTGATCTTCCCACTGCACGCCTGAGTGATCACTTTGACCGAGTAGCAGCCCGCATTCATAACAACCGAGTGGGTGGAACGTTGGTGCACTGCGCAGCAGGCATGAGCCGTTCACCCGCCTTGATCATGGCCTACCTCATGAAGTACAAGGGAGTGACACTGTGCCAGGCGCATCACTGGGTGAGGCAGAGCCGACCCTCGATCCGCCTTAACGCAGGATTCTGGGACCAGCTTTTGGACTACGAGAAGAGACTTTATGGGAAAAATACGGTGAAAGTTGCTGCTCCACAGGAAATGCCTAAAACGCCCAAAATGATGCCCagatacagtctgagagagtgtcCATCATCTCCAAGGCTGGGCTGGTTTAGACgataa